Within Malus domestica chromosome 04, GDT2T_hap1, the genomic segment TAGAGATGTCTAACAAAAGACACAATAACCaacttgacaatttttttttgaacaaacaatattatcattAAGGGGTGGGGGAGTggactaagcctcacaatgagtttgcaataatatggttcaaattcacctttggtgTGAATTTAACCTAAGATctatcacttacaagtgaagaggaataccattagaccatagtactaagtggcaacttgacaaaattaaaacaactaaaaaaaTGAATCAAGGGATAATCACGGCACCAAAATGCcttcattttaaataaaatattaaatgaaataaaaaaaatgaaaaagagccCAAAAATTGGGCCGAACCAGTTTCATGTGGGTTGTAGATAAAACTAAGTCAAAAGCTTATACTCATAACAACACCGTTCCATTAAAGCCAATAAACATAATAGCACAGTTCCTCTTAAAGCCAATAAACGTAACGGCACTGTTCCTCTTAAAGCCAATAAACTGAAATATGCTACAGTTCTTCTTCCTCGCGAGAAGATGTgtgaaaatttcattgttttagtgcaAGTTTAGAGAAATGACGTCCAGTCCAGAGGGACGGCTTATCGCTCTTAGAGTCTATTTCCGATGACTGGAGGTGCGACCACACCTACTTGCGTCTCTGTGGCTTGCCACTGTGCGTGCAGCGTTTGTGCAGCTGCAACAAACAACAGGGCTTcatttccggcgaggggagtggctgctgccactcctcgccctcatgTGGCTTTGCCACTGAGCCTGATCATGGATTTAATCACACTCCTCAATCAACCCCATTCATCCCTCACCGGAGATCATCTTGATTTTGATCAATACTACCTTAGTCTGCGGATATGCACAAATTTAATTCTAACAAATAaaaattctttttatttaaattataacACGTGATGTATCTGCTTATGTTTcagatatatataaaaaatatctcATGGTATAATATGTACTGAGGGGACGAAGTGACCATATATAATATCCAAGCGTACAGTGAAATATCAAGGAAGAGGCATTAGGAAGCTGCgctaacaatatattatttgatTGAGATTTCCATTATACATTTTCATTATTTGAAACATGATCATCAAGTGGCCACGTACAACGGTACAAGATTTTGTTACAGAAGAAGTGATTGCATTAAAAAAAGAGAGGACGTACAGAGAACTCGAAGAACGAATACaataaccaagaaaaaaaaatacaaagccTTGTTTGATGGTTTTTTACTTTCAAGTATAAGCTTAGCTAGATAATTAAGCTGCGGCGGTCTTAGGGTGAGGAAAAAGGCGGACAGGGAGTCCCTTGGCGGGCATGGGGAGTGGGTCAACTACGATCTGCTCGTTGGGAAGGACTTTCTCCCATTTGAACCTCTTCACCAAGTTGTGCATGAACACTAGGATCTCCAATCGGGCGTACTCTTTGCCGGGGCACATCCTAGGACCTCCTCCAAAGGGCACAAACGTGTATGGTGCTGGACCTTTTCCTTCGAATCTTGAAGGGTCGAATTTGAATGGTTCCGGGAAGTAAGCTGCgttcttgtgtgttgagttTGCGCTCCAATATAACTGCAATATACCAcacaaaattaaatattaaattccaGCTCAAATCTCACATACGAAAGTTGTTGaattagaaaaaaagaaaaaaaaaaagagaggttATTATATGGTATATATGTGTGTTGTGGGTTTATGTACCTTCCAGCCCTTTGGAATGGTGAAACCATTGAAGACGAAGTCAGACAAGGCTTCCCTGAAAGCTCCTTGAAGAGGTGGAGCCAATCTGAGAACTTCCTGAGCTACGTTCCATGAGTATTTCATCTTCTGTAGGTCATCCCAATTCAACAACTCCCCTGGAGCTTTTGCGCTTAGGACCTCCATTTGCTCTGTtcattatattaattaatattatcgTAAGTAATCAATCAGTGCCAGATAAAGTTAAATATGTAATTGCAGGAGAAGAATCAGCAAGGCCAGCCCGGCTGATCTTTTTTTACTACCAAGTGTATTAGCCTCTGCCTGCCTACCTGCCGTGCCGACTCAACCAAAGTTCaaagaaaatagaatatatatatatatatatatatatgtatatatatatgtatatgtatatgtatagagagggagagagagagagagagagagagagagagtacatcatataatttataaaatatagtTTAAAAGGATCTATTTCCCACCCTTGTAGACTTCGTCATAAATATGAGGAAGTTCGGCAAGATACTTGACAATAAAAGTGCAGGTAGCGCTGGCTGTGTCATGCCCACCAATCAGCAGCCCCAAAATCTTATCGGCGATATCGTGTTCCTTCATGTGACTTCCGTGCTCGTCGCACAACAACAACATGTGTGACAATATGTCTTGCGTCGGCGACGCCTTGCCCTCCGCCAAGTCTATCTTCCTCTGCTTGATGATCTTCGTCAGCTCCTCCCTGATGAAGTTGGATGCCTTGATCGCTTTGTAAAAAGGAGTTCCCGGGAAATCCAGAGGCATCGATATGATTCCAGAGGCCAAAACTGCGAACGGGTCGCCTAGCTTGGCGATTTCAACCGAGTCGTCCAGGCTCACAAACAACCGTGCAGCAAGCCAAAAGGTGTAGCTGTTTGTTCAAACATGCATAACATCCATGATCAGATATTAATATTACATAGTGATACATTATGTTATTGTTATGTTATCAGATTGTTAACATAAATCACTTTCTAATAATAAAATACTAGACGAAGACTTACTTCTTGGCGAGGGGGAAAACTTCAACTTCCTTCTTGTTTTCCCAGCCGTCGGCGAAGTGGCGTCGGGCGACGGTGTCCATGATGCCGATGTATCGCTGGAGAGCTTCGGGCTTCATGAAGTTGGGAAGCATCTTTCTCATCTTCTTGGCCTCCTCCTTGGCGGAAGTCTCCATAGAAGAAGGGAAGACCTTGTTGACGGAGCTGGGCCACCATGCAGTGACGAGCTTGTTCTCGTTGGAGAACAAGAACTTGTTGCAGGCTGCGCCGCAGAAGATGGCGGCCTTCTCGCCCATGAGGGAGGTCTTGAACACTTCGGAAGAGTACTTGGTCATGCGGTCGAAGATGAACTTCTCTGGGTGACCTTTCCATCCTGTGGCCAGGAACTGGTAGGTCTCACCGATCACCGGGTAGCCAACTTTGCCAGGCGGCAGGTTGGTGCCGACGAACTGCGCTCTGTGCCGGTAAAAGAGTacggagagagaaagagtgatgAAGGAGACAAACCCTAAAAGGAGGGTCAGATAGAAGTGCTCCATTTTGTTGACGTGCTTtgagtttgtttgtttgatggaGGTGGATGTGTTGTGAGCCGTTTATATAGGCAGATTTTCTGTAATGTGTAAATGGGGTggagggagagaggagagagagtgtgGGGGAGTGACTATATCAAAGTCAAATTAAGCTGGCTCTTACTTGTTGAATTATATTTTGGTGAGCTGGGTAAAGGGTATTGGCGCATGACGATGAATGTGAAGTCACACCGccaattattattataaatttgttttgttaTGTGCCAACAGGAACAAGAACAAGTCCAGTCCCAATTGCACACCTATATGAATGTGTACAAGTAATGTTATGCAGATCAGTTTTTAGATCATATTGGTAAATTATGTGATGTGTaactaataagaaataagcacgataaatattaagtaataatctaattatcagCAAATATATCATTTGAAatacaaatataaattaaattaaaaattcggTAGGAGCGTATATATTTCCTAATTTAATGTGTCAACATGTTTTATCCTATTTTctatcttttttgttttatataccAAACAAGTCAGAGCATCAATATAGGTATACCTATGCTAGGGTTTGTTGTTTCATGTATGTTTGGCAGCTTTTAGAGTACAACTGTACCGACCTTATACCTTATGAGTCATATGATAAATTCCCTCCTAAATTTGTAGTCTACATCGATGGTTCAGTGGGCAAAATCgtaattttcaaaataaaatcgCAATATTTTCTCTGTTCTATAAAGACATGGGAATTTAGCCATAAGTAAAGTTTGGGGAGTAATTAGGTAAAATCAAAGTTTAAGGAACAAATTAGCAACGAGTTACAAGTTTAGGGGAGATTTTGGCAAATTACTCTTATGGCGCGTTTACTAATtcgtaatcaaattgagaggaattggattgagggggaattggattgaggaggaattgaaatgaggtggaatcagaatcagattcctgttgaagttgtttactaaaactgtcaggaatcggagtaggaatgatgttgagtccatataagttgtttactaattcatttcaatcggaatgaaaactaggttgattactatattgcccttacataaataaattattttcatactaattaatttaattaaattcttaattaaatttatataataaaattcatctatATAAGCATGTAcaaataggttttatttatttattaaaagatggcaAAAATGATATTGAGtctatataagttgtttactaattcacttcaatcggaatgaaaactaagttgatgactaaattgcccttatataaataaattattttcatactaattaattaaattaaattcttaattaaatttatataataaaattatctatataaaaaatataaataggttttatttatttattaaaaatgacataatgagtgtcaaatgaagggcaatgttgggataataagaaacaagtgaGGGCATAATTGGAATAAAAGATGCATTCCTGATTCCCTTGCCCTTAGGGAATTCAAATACCTCACAAAACTAGGGAATCCGGTTCCTCCAATTTCAGGAATTGGATTCCTTGTTTCGTGTGGGCTCCACCACTTTTTTGATTCCTTAATATTTAGTAAACACCGGAATACtccgtaatcggaattcaattcCCTTTCTTTATTCCGATTACCCTTACGTAAACATGccattaatttatttgtttcctAATTTCGCATGCAAGTGTGTTACACGCTCTtgattttttatgtttatactgacaaaataaaaaaaagtgcaCGCCAATAAATAGTCATTCTATTAGGCCGGCTAATAATTACTATATTATTAGAGGTGAATGATTATAATATATTCGGGGCAAGCGGAAGGCACTATGAAAGCTTCAAATGACATTTAACCCGTGCAAGTCGTGTTTAAGGAG encodes:
- the LOC103443518 gene encoding beta-amyrin 28-monooxygenase — protein: MEHFYLTLLLGFVSFITLSLSVLFYRHRAQFVGTNLPPGKVGYPVIGETYQFLATGWKGHPEKFIFDRMTKYSSEVFKTSLMGEKAAIFCGAACNKFLFSNENKLVTAWWPSSVNKVFPSSMETSAKEEAKKMRKMLPNFMKPEALQRYIGIMDTVARRHFADGWENKKEVEVFPLAKNYTFWLAARLFVSLDDSVEIAKLGDPFAVLASGIISMPLDFPGTPFYKAIKASNFIREELTKIIKQRKIDLAEGKASPTQDILSHMLLLCDEHGSHMKEHDIADKILGLLIGGHDTASATCTFIVKYLAELPHIYDEVYKEQMEVLSAKAPGELLNWDDLQKMKYSWNVAQEVLRLAPPLQGAFREALSDFVFNGFTIPKGWKLYWSANSTHKNAAYFPEPFKFDPSRFEGKGPAPYTFVPFGGGPRMCPGKEYARLEILVFMHNLVKRFKWEKVLPNEQIVVDPLPMPAKGLPVRLFPHPKTAAA